The genomic window AGTATTGAGAACACTAATGGAAGATTGTTCTTAACCATGAATAGAAAAATGAAAAGCTTTTTTGAGATTTATACTGAGCTCTATTACCAATCTGAAGGGATACTTTCTACAGATATTGATGGTGTAGCATTGGCTTATACTAAAAATTCTTCTAATAAGATAAAGCTTGAATCATTAAAGTGGAAAGGGTTAAATCTAAATATTGATTAATCATTACTAAATCAAGAATCAAATAAAATCTAAAAACATAAAATCAATATTAAATTAATGGAATTAAATATGAAACAACTATTCTTCACTATATGTACATTTCTTTTATTTGGTATTACTACAAGCAATGCACAAGTAGATTCTGTATTTGTTTGTGATGTAAAATTCAAGAATTCAAAGTTTGATAATTCTCATGCAGGAAGTGGATTTTTATTGAAATACAAAGACAAAGTATATGGTATTACAGCAAAGCATGTATTGTTTTTTGCCAAAACTGATAGTATGAACACCATTAGTTTTGGAGAGGATTTAAAATCATGGAACTTTAGTTCTATAACCCAACAAGATAAAGTCATAAAGGCAGGAAAACTTATTAACGAAGACACTAATGAAAAGCTGGAAATGCCTCCAAAAGGAGATTGGTTAATTTTTGAAGTCGAAGGTGATATTCCAAAAGATGTAGTGGTGTATTCTATAAGAGATAGACCATTAAAAATAGGCGATAAGGTACATTTTTTGGGTTATCCATATAAAAGTGTAGAACCTGTAAATGTTAAAGCAGAATATATTGGATTAACAAACGATAATAATCTAAGACTTGATGTGCCTAAAGGTAATTATAACGGTTGTAGCGGTGGACCACTTTTAGATTCGGAAGGAAAGTTGGTTGGAATAGTATCAATGGGATATTTCAATGAGAAAGAAAACAAAATGATATTTGAACCCGCTTCGTTAGATTACTTCAAGACAGTTATAAATAATTGATGATGAAAAAAATAGTTATACTTTCAATAGCATTGGTCTTAATGAGTTGTAAAAATGAAGACTCACCCTTTGCACAATTTGAGCATTCCAAAGTCCCAGTAATTTTAGGAAAAGGAACACTCTCTACAGACTCTGTACAATGGAACAATGTCTATGTAGCTAAGACCAAGGAGTTTTATTTTACTAAAATGGGCAAATCAGCATCCATCATTCATAAAATGGATTATAAAGATGGTGCTTTCAAAAACCTTGAAAAGATTGGCTTTCCTGAGGGTTCCCCACATTCAGATATTTATGTTGCGAATGACGGAGATACCATGTTGTTTTCCTCATTAATGCAAGAGCATAATAACGATACCATTTCCGATTGGAATATCTGGAAATCCACTAGGAAAAATGACAAATGGCAAGCACCAACCCCATTTTTTAATCACAATTTGGAAGGGAATCAGTTCTACCCTTGGCTAACCCAAAGTGGCAACATCTATTTTAGCATCACGCCTCATGGCTCTAGTAATAGTGACCTTTATGTATCTGAATATAAAAATGGCGCATATGTAACACCTCAGGCGCTTCCTGCTCATATTAATTCTAAAAACATAGAAGGTGATGCCTTTGTGGCGCCAGATGAGTCCTATATTATTTTCGCAAGTTTTGAAAGAGAACAGAATCTAGGAAAGTCCGATTTGTTCATTAGTTTTAATAATCAAGGCAAATGGTCTGTTCCAGTTTGGTTGGGTAAGGAAATTAATTCTGAGGGTTATGATGGAAGCCCGTTTATAACACATGATGGTAAATATCTCATTTTTACTAGTAGTAGAGGTAGTAAAGATGAGAACACCTTTTTTAATCATTATATAGTTCGATTTAACTCTGAAGATTGGAGGTAATGATGTATAGTAAATTACATATTAGAGTGATTCTTCTATTGGTTTCACAAATATTATTTTCTCAGAATAAAAACTTTGAAGCTGTTCGCAAAGATTTTGCAAAGAACTACATAGCATTACAAATACCATATCACCAAGCCAATTATGTACAGAATTTAAAGTCTATTAAACCAATTGAAAATATAATTCAGCAGGAGATTTTTTTTAAAACGGTTGAAAAACAGTTAACTAATGTTGATGTTAGAAACTTAAATGAATATGAGCGTTTAGATTATCATCTTATGAATTACGAAGTTGAATTGAATTTAGAACGTATCTCTTTAGAAAAACAATGGGATAATACAATAGAATTGGATGATAAAAAGAGTATTTACACCATTGAGAATGGAAAAAATTGGTATGCCTATTTATTGAAGAAGTGGGTTGATATAACTGTAACACCAGATGCTATGTTTCAATTTGGATTAGATGAGATTGAAAAAGTTAAGTCTAGTATGACAGACATACAAGTTAGATCTGGATTTTCAGAAAAGGTATTTCAAGAATATTTAAAACACTCTTCATTCTTTTTGTATAATATTAAGGATATTCAGCAAGCATTTGAGAACACCAAAAGAGAAGTTGCAAAGAAAGCAACAAATTTTTTTCCATATTTCGACAAGATATCAGATGTAGAGATAACTCAAGGTACCAATGCATCACTTTCACATGTTCCTGCATATTATAACAATGGCACATTCTACTTCAATTATTTTAATGAGCCCTTTAATAAGCGTCAGTTAGATTGGATTTATATTCATGAAGGCGTTCCAGGACATCATTATCAAATCATGGTTAATGATATTATAGAGCGTACAGATATACAGCAATTATTTTGGTACTCTGGTTTTGTAGAAGGTTGGGGAGCTTATGTAGAGTATTTAGGCAAGAAACTAGGTGTTTATAAAACGCTGTATGACGAATATGGTAAATGGGAATGGGATTTAATACGCTCTGTCAGAGTTGCTTTAGACGTGGGTATAAACTACTATGGTTGGTCAGATGAAAAAGCTATTTCTTTTTGGAAAGTGCATATCTCTGATCAAGATGATATTGGTTGGCGAGAAATAGCTCGTATGAAACGTTGGCCAGCCCAAGTTATTACGTATAAATATTGTTCAGATATGTTTTTTAAATTATTAAATGAAGCAAAGGATAAAGAACGTTTTGACTATCAAAAGTTTCATAAAGAACTTTTGATGTATGGTGACATACCAATGTCTCTATTGGAATTTAATCTTAAAAATGATTGATTTTAAATACTTTGCATTTGTCTTTACTGTAGCAAATGATTATGAAAAAGAATATAATCTTAATACTTATCATCTGTAATTTTTCTTGGACTGTTTGGACACAAATACCTGTAGTATAAGGTTTAGTAGCCTTAGTTTGTAGTTATTTTAAATCTCTTTAGAATAAATTTAGATTATAGCACTAGATTTATATTTTTTAAATTTATTGTTATGAAGTTTTTAATAGCCGAAGACGAACACGATTTACAAAAATCTATTGTAACCTATCTAGAGCGAGATGGCAACATCTGTGAGGTGGCTTCAGATTTTAGGGAAGCTTCTGAAAAGGTTGCTATTTATGACTACGATGTGATTGTTTTAGACATTAATCTGGTAACAGGTAGTGGGTTGGAAATACTTAAGACACTAAAAAAAGAAAAGAAAAAAGCAGGAGTCATTATTATATCTGCGAATAATTCTTTGACCGATAAGCTAGAGGGCCTAGATCTGGGAGCAGATGATTATATTACAAAACCATTTCATTTAGCAGAACTCAATTCTCGTATTAAAGCAGTACTTAGACGCGGAAAATATGGCGGAGATGAGATTATAGAGTTTAATGAAATTAAGATTAATACAAAATCTCGTACAGCATATATAAATAATAAGGCTGTTTTACTTACAAAAAAGGAGTATGATTTATTATTGTTTTTTATTTCCAATAAAGAACGTGTGCTTTCTAAAGAGATTATAGCAGAACATCTTTGGGGAGACGATAGCGATTTGTTAGATAATTTTGATTTTATATATGTTCATATCAATAACTTACGAAAAAAGCTAACAAAAGAAGGAGCAAAATATATTAAAACAGCCTATGGTAGCGGTTATAAATTTATTGACGAATAAGCTATGTCAAAAAAGGTTAGACTTATAAAAAAAACATCAAGAACATTTCTTTTAATAGGATTGGTACTAGCTTTACTTAGTACTGTTGTTCTATATTTTTATACCAAATATCAACTAGAAAACGAACTTGAAGAAGTGCTGTATTCGGCTGAAGCAAGAGTTGAAAGTGCTTTGGCTTCAGGTAGAGTTGTTAGTTCTTTACCGCCATTTGCCGAAATTAATGAAGTTGAATCCTTACAAGCTAAGTTTTTAAAAGACACTATAATCTACGATCCATCACAAGATGAAATGGAACTTTTTAAAGAGCTTTCTGTTTACAAAACTATAAATGGTAAAAACTATCAAATTACCATAAGAGAAATGGTATTGGAGTCTAAAGATTTTCTTTTTGCCATAGTGTTGTCTAATGTTGCCATTTTTGGGCTGGCATTTGTGTTTCTTTTTTATTTTAATACAAAAAGAAATCTGCAATTATGGCATCCATTTTTTAAGAATTTAGAACAAATGAAGCGTTTTTCACTTACCACAAAAGCGCAATTAGAA from Winogradskyella sp. MH6 includes these protein-coding regions:
- a CDS encoding S1 family peptidase, translated to MKQLFFTICTFLLFGITTSNAQVDSVFVCDVKFKNSKFDNSHAGSGFLLKYKDKVYGITAKHVLFFAKTDSMNTISFGEDLKSWNFSSITQQDKVIKAGKLINEDTNEKLEMPPKGDWLIFEVEGDIPKDVVVYSIRDRPLKIGDKVHFLGYPYKSVEPVNVKAEYIGLTNDNNLRLDVPKGNYNGCSGGPLLDSEGKLVGIVSMGYFNEKENKMIFEPASLDYFKTVINN
- a CDS encoding TolB family protein; the encoded protein is MMKKIVILSIALVLMSCKNEDSPFAQFEHSKVPVILGKGTLSTDSVQWNNVYVAKTKEFYFTKMGKSASIIHKMDYKDGAFKNLEKIGFPEGSPHSDIYVANDGDTMLFSSLMQEHNNDTISDWNIWKSTRKNDKWQAPTPFFNHNLEGNQFYPWLTQSGNIYFSITPHGSSNSDLYVSEYKNGAYVTPQALPAHINSKNIEGDAFVAPDESYIIFASFEREQNLGKSDLFISFNNQGKWSVPVWLGKEINSEGYDGSPFITHDGKYLIFTSSRGSKDENTFFNHYIVRFNSEDWR
- a CDS encoding DUF885 domain-containing protein, which gives rise to MMYSKLHIRVILLLVSQILFSQNKNFEAVRKDFAKNYIALQIPYHQANYVQNLKSIKPIENIIQQEIFFKTVEKQLTNVDVRNLNEYERLDYHLMNYEVELNLERISLEKQWDNTIELDDKKSIYTIENGKNWYAYLLKKWVDITVTPDAMFQFGLDEIEKVKSSMTDIQVRSGFSEKVFQEYLKHSSFFLYNIKDIQQAFENTKREVAKKATNFFPYFDKISDVEITQGTNASLSHVPAYYNNGTFYFNYFNEPFNKRQLDWIYIHEGVPGHHYQIMVNDIIERTDIQQLFWYSGFVEGWGAYVEYLGKKLGVYKTLYDEYGKWEWDLIRSVRVALDVGINYYGWSDEKAISFWKVHISDQDDIGWREIARMKRWPAQVITYKYCSDMFFKLLNEAKDKERFDYQKFHKELLMYGDIPMSLLEFNLKND
- a CDS encoding response regulator transcription factor — translated: MKFLIAEDEHDLQKSIVTYLERDGNICEVASDFREASEKVAIYDYDVIVLDINLVTGSGLEILKTLKKEKKKAGVIIISANNSLTDKLEGLDLGADDYITKPFHLAELNSRIKAVLRRGKYGGDEIIEFNEIKINTKSRTAYINNKAVLLTKKEYDLLLFFISNKERVLSKEIIAEHLWGDDSDLLDNFDFIYVHINNLRKKLTKEGAKYIKTAYGSGYKFIDE